The following DNA comes from Denticeps clupeoides chromosome 14, fDenClu1.1, whole genome shotgun sequence.
TGATGTTTTCACGAGTTCCTCGCCTTAATAaatctgtccctctgtccctcagaccgctccagctccagcaccaCCCTGTCCTTCCAGCCGCTGCGGGGTTCCTCCGGGATCCCCACGGCCCACGTCATGCCGTCCCCTTCCAGCTCCGCCCAACTCGGCGCTCCGTCCCCCTCTCCAGCCGGGAGTCCCTGGAGCAGCTGCCAGCTGCCGTCCCCCCTAGACACGCCCCTGGACATGAAAGACCCCCGGCCCGTGCGGCGCTGGTCATCCCTGACCCGACTGACTGGGCAGGAGAAGACCAGCCCCACAGGACGGGTCTCGTCCTACCGGGCCGACGCCCACGGCTCTCTGGACCGGGGCCTCCTGTACGGGTACAGGCAGGACCCCCACAACCATGACCTCTCGTCCCTGGGCTTCCGCCGCCTCTCGTCCTCCGTCGCGTCCACGGACACCAGCTCCTCCCGCTACCGCTGCGACCCGGCCGACGGCAAGACGGACTCGTCCTGCTCCTCCCCGCTCAAGCCCGCCACGCTGGACCTCGCCTACAGTGCCTTACCCGAGAGCAAGCCGCCCACGCCGGCCCACAGGGCGGCGCCAGGGGGCTCGCCCATCCAGCCGGCCGTCCGCACCCAGATGTGGCTGAGTGAGCAGATGGAGTTCCGGCCTGGGCCGGATGGGTGTGGCCTGGCCGCCTGGCAGCAGGACAGACTGAGGCAGGAGGCGGAGCTTACTCAGGTAATACGCCTCGGGCCTCCAGTAATGGCAGGTTTCCACTTTCTAATTAGATCGCTGGTTCACCTTCTGTCACATGGACACAGCCGGTTGGTCTCCAGGACCTTACTAGATCAGCCCGGTGGCTGACTGATGGAGTCCGTCTCCCTCTGGTGGACAGATTGGGGAAATGCGTCTCACGGCCACATTATAAAAACCATGAcgtgtgtgttgaatgtgtcGTTACGGATTAGAAGATACAGGCAGAGAGTTTGATATGaattgtgaaataaaaaggCAAGATGCTTTATTGGTTCTTGTTAACTGTTAATACAGGAACTGAGTTATAAACAACACGTGTCGTCAACTCGCATTACGTTCACTTCCTAACAACTAAAGTGTCGTATAAGTGTGCGCTCCGTATAATATTTACACCAGAAACCCCACTTTTGTCTCGTCCCACGTCtgtgataaaaacacacacacccacacccagaTCTCCAGGTGGCTGCCTGCAGTTCATCAGtttcaccagcagagggcaggaGGCGCATCTTCACGCTTCAGTGTTGGGGCGGGGTGGGGTTTGTCATGGTCACATGAGCTTGACCAGGATGAGCATTAGGAGCAGCACCACCACGATGAGCAGGAAGTTGAGGAGGAGGTTGAGGCCGCGGTTGTTCACCAGGTCCATGGTGGGAGGAGCCAGGAGGCGGGGTTTCTGGCCGAACGTGGCGGACGAGTGGGTTACACCATTCCTAGCTCCTTTCTTACAGGCTGCTGTGGAAAGAGCTGGATTTGACAGACAGGACGAAAATACAAGTCATGATTGTCCGACAGGAGGGTCAATATGGAGCATTCCTATTGGACGGTCCCCATTTATGGCTTTATTCTCCAGTTCAGTGAGAAATCGTGTTTTGTTAGCTGTGATTTTAGTAGTAGTTTTAGTAGTTATTTTATCTACATTAACGTTCTTCATTTTAATACGTTTCATTTATCACATGTAACGCTGCCTGTTGGGCTGACCTCTTCCTGACCTCTAGGGAGTGTTAGTGTTGTGTGAAAGtgaacaccagacacacacacagcggtgcTTGGGAGGACGTTTATTACACAGTTTGTGTGCGTGTAGGGAGGTCAAGGAGGCACATCGTTGtcagcagtgcattgtgggtacaGACAGTGTTTGGTGGCATGCAGGGGGAGCGGTGACGGACACACCcatggttctgtgtgtgttaaagcACTTCCGGTTCTCCTGAATGAACTCGTCGTGCTACACGTGAGACAACTTCCCTAACGACCAATCATCTTACAGAGAACAGGACAGAAAGTCCCCTAAACTGCCCTCCCCATGACAATTTCTCAAGTCCCCATTGGCCCTGTGAGGAGACCCGTGGCCCCACCCCCTCACATTAATTGGACGATGATGTAGATGAGCATGAGGCAGATGACGATGAGGCAGAAGTTGACGAAGAGGTCCTGCATGTTGCGCTTGGCCTGCGGGTTTATCTCCATGGTGGACGCCCGGCGGATGGCCGAGCGGGTCATGTGACTCACTTTCTCCATGACTGATTGGCCAGCCAGCAGCGAGCCAGGAGGCGGGGCTTTTGCAGCggtgggtgtgtgtggcggCAGCTGCTGGAGGTTAGTGCAGAGAACAGATGGTATGGAAAGGAGAGAAGTGTGTAGCAGTGGGGAGGGAGCAGTGAAGAAATGACGGACAGATGGTTGTCCAGGTAACCAGAGGCTTCGTGGGCGGAGCTGGTGGGAGGAGCAGCAGAAAAGGTGAATGAGAGGCGTGGAAGACATTCAAATATCAGTCTTATGGGTCTTAATGTTAAACTCTAATTCAGGGTTCTTCAACTCTGGACCTCTGGGTTTCAGTTTTCCCAGGTTACTGATTCTGGAAAATTCTAATAGAACCAGACGCTGAAGCAGCGTTGTTGGTTTTTCACACACCCACATCTTCATCCCCAACCCGAGGGTCCATGCAAATTCTGGTTACTGTCTGTCTTTGAGGAACACTCTGGGGGTTGGAAAGATCTACCACATCCCGTGTTTTAAagtccatatctgatcttcaCAACCGGTCTCG
Coding sequences within:
- the LOC114803278 gene encoding cardiac phospholamban-like is translated as MEKVSHMTRSAIRRASTMEINPQAKRNMQDLFVNFCLIVICLMLIYIIVQLM